A stretch of Campylobacter showae DNA encodes these proteins:
- the nikR gene encoding nickel-responsive transcriptional regulator NikR, with protein MENIIRFSVSLPKQLLDELDNKIGAQGYASRSEFTRDLIREKIVNDSWKDADEDLIGVLTLIYLHHQNDLVVKMMDIEHQANLHIACTTHVHIDHDNCLETLILRGKAGAIEKFSEKMGGLKGVKFAKLTKAAVPRS; from the coding sequence GTGGAAAACATCATAAGATTTAGTGTCTCGTTGCCAAAGCAGTTATTAGACGAACTCGACAACAAAATAGGCGCTCAGGGCTATGCTTCGAGAAGCGAGTTTACTCGCGATCTGATTAGGGAAAAAATAGTAAATGACAGCTGGAAAGACGCGGACGAGGATCTCATCGGCGTTTTGACGCTCATTTATTTGCACCACCAAAACGACCTCGTCGTAAAAATGATGGACATCGAGCATCAGGCAAATTTGCACATCGCCTGCACGACTCACGTCCATATAGATCACGACAACTGCCTGGAGACTCTGATACTGCGCGGTAAAGCGGGAGCTATCGAGAAATTTTCCGAAAAAATGGGCGGACTAAAAGGGGTTAAATTTGCAAAACTAACCAAGGCTGCCGTCCCGCGCTCGTAA
- the hypF gene encoding carbamoyltransferase HypF translates to MKRCFKYEISGLVQGVGFRPFVYNLALKFGLTGEIYNDDEGVKLTLCGRDEQIEKFEKALHEELPSLARIDEIRKTELAGAKFDEFKIVASKSAKKHAPILPDFALCADCEREFYDPADPRYHYPFINCTNCGPRFSIIESLPYDRANTTMNAFKICEFCGGEYKNPLNRRYHAQPVSCPNCGPRLALKDKLGRVLARDNESAKQAARLINEGKILAVKGLGGFHLMCRLKEDTVGLLRERKKRPKKPFAVMCKDLARAKKYAQISPEEQQLLSSNLKPIVVLQSLPSARVPSNLAPGLNKIGIFLPYTGVHLLLFEYLEGDVIATSANVSGEPIIYGEKDLREKLGGAIDFYLDNDREIHSPSDDSIAFVAGGETIFIRTSRGVHPKFIRTKFKSEKTVLAVGAELKNQFAIFKDGELMISPYIGDLKNVATYERFCALIQLFSEIYELKFDEIAADLHPHFLNLKWAREYAANLGSKITQIQHHHAHLLSVILENDLDANREYLGFCFDGTGYGPDGSVWGGEIMKVRGKEYERVCKFDEILLIGGEASVKNIWQIAYAAILKYDLESEAEAFLAKFEPAKLKNLKILHEKQINCVKTSSLGRIFDAFAAVILGLDSISYEGEAGMSLEALYDANLDVCYEFEISSDKICFKEAFKRALKDDAKTAATGFIKGLVKLVADVACAQHNDVLLAGGVFQNKALLENVILILKQKGKKYYINKNFSSNDSSVAIGQIALTLI, encoded by the coding sequence TTGAAGAGATGTTTTAAATATGAAATTTCAGGCTTAGTCCAAGGCGTCGGCTTTCGCCCTTTTGTTTATAATCTAGCCCTTAAATTCGGCCTTACGGGCGAAATTTATAACGACGACGAGGGCGTGAAACTAACGCTTTGCGGGCGAGACGAGCAGATAGAAAAATTTGAAAAAGCGCTGCATGAGGAGCTACCCAGCCTTGCTCGCATCGACGAGATAAGAAAAACCGAGCTAGCGGGCGCGAAATTTGACGAGTTTAAGATAGTCGCCTCAAAATCGGCCAAAAAGCACGCGCCTATCTTGCCCGATTTTGCCCTTTGCGCAGACTGCGAGCGCGAGTTTTATGACCCCGCAGACCCGAGGTATCATTATCCTTTTATCAACTGCACCAACTGCGGCCCGAGGTTTTCGATTATCGAGTCGCTGCCTTACGACCGCGCAAACACGACGATGAACGCGTTTAAGATATGCGAATTTTGCGGCGGCGAATACAAAAATCCGCTAAATCGCCGCTATCATGCCCAGCCCGTCTCATGCCCAAACTGCGGGCCTAGGCTTGCTTTAAAAGATAAACTCGGGCGGGTTTTAGCACGGGATAACGAAAGCGCAAAGCAGGCCGCACGTCTCATAAATGAGGGTAAAATTTTAGCCGTCAAAGGGCTTGGCGGATTTCATCTGATGTGCCGTTTAAAGGAGGATACGGTAGGGCTGCTAAGAGAGCGCAAAAAGCGGCCTAAAAAGCCCTTTGCCGTGATGTGTAAAGACCTCGCGCGCGCTAAAAAATACGCTCAAATTTCGCCCGAGGAGCAGCAGCTTTTAAGCTCAAATTTAAAACCGATCGTCGTTTTGCAAAGCTTGCCTAGCGCGCGGGTTCCCTCAAATTTAGCACCCGGCCTAAATAAAATCGGCATATTTTTGCCATACACGGGCGTACATCTTTTGCTTTTTGAGTACCTAGAGGGCGACGTTATCGCTACCTCGGCCAATGTCTCTGGCGAGCCCATCATATATGGTGAAAAAGACCTGCGAGAAAAGCTCGGCGGCGCGATAGATTTTTACCTAGATAACGACCGCGAGATACACTCGCCAAGCGACGATAGTATCGCGTTTGTAGCGGGCGGCGAGACTATCTTTATCCGCACGAGCCGCGGCGTGCATCCCAAATTTATCCGCACTAAATTTAAGAGCGAAAAGACCGTTTTAGCCGTCGGAGCGGAGCTAAAAAACCAGTTTGCGATCTTTAAGGACGGTGAGCTGATGATAAGCCCGTATATCGGCGATCTAAAAAACGTCGCAACCTATGAGCGGTTTTGCGCGCTAATCCAGCTTTTTAGCGAGATTTACGAGTTAAAATTTGACGAGATAGCGGCTGATTTGCACCCGCATTTTTTAAATTTGAAATGGGCGCGCGAATATGCTGCGAATTTGGGCTCAAAAATCACGCAGATCCAGCATCATCACGCGCATTTGCTATCGGTGATTTTAGAAAACGATTTAGACGCAAATCGCGAGTATCTGGGCTTTTGCTTTGACGGTACGGGATACGGCCCGGACGGGAGCGTCTGGGGCGGAGAGATCATGAAAGTGCGCGGCAAAGAGTATGAGCGGGTTTGCAAATTTGACGAAATTTTGCTGATCGGCGGCGAAGCTAGCGTGAAAAATATCTGGCAGATTGCTTATGCCGCGATTTTAAAATATGATTTAGAGAGCGAGGCGGAGGCGTTTTTGGCTAAATTTGAGCCCGCTAAGCTAAAAAATCTAAAAATCCTGCACGAAAAGCAAATAAACTGCGTTAAAACTAGCTCGCTTGGACGCATATTTGACGCGTTTGCGGCGGTAATCCTCGGGCTTGATAGCATCAGCTACGAGGGCGAGGCGGGAATGAGCCTAGAGGCGCTTTACGACGCAAATTTAGACGTCTGCTACGAATTTGAAATCAGTAGTGACAAAATTTGCTTTAAAGAGGCCTTTAAAAGAGCTCTCAAAGACGATGCAAAAACGGCTGCGACGGGCTTTATAAAAGGGCTAGTAAAGCTCGTAGCAGACGTGGCTTGCGCACAGCATAACGACGTCTTGCTAGCTGGCGGAGTTTTTCAAAATAAGGCCCTGCTTGAAAATGTAATTTTAATTCTTAAGCAAAAAGGTAAGAAGTATTACATAAATAAGAACTTTTCCTCAAACGACTCCTCGGTAGCTATCGGTCAGATCGCGCTTACATTAATTTAA
- a CDS encoding HyaD/HybD family hydrogenase maturation endopeptidase: MRVLVLGIGNVMFGDEGVGVHFVKMMERNYKFSPKNGAKFDSVLNLDDKFDSTNLDGANSNLSGDLARSDGSKFNADGANLELRFIDGGTLAMALTPVIAWADVLIVADCISAEGSETGDVYFFGYEQMPPTISWNGSAHEVEMLETLRLMELAGDLPRTKILGIVPKRIEPMSFELSAQAQEGANLMEKTLLNELSRLGFSYEKIANFSVCDIALEFSKKGAI; encoded by the coding sequence ATGCGCGTTTTGGTGCTAGGTATCGGCAACGTGATGTTTGGCGACGAGGGCGTGGGGGTGCATTTTGTAAAAATGATGGAGCGAAACTACAAATTTAGCCCTAAAAACGGGGCTAAATTTGACTCCGTTTTAAATTTGGACGATAAATTTGACTCGACAAATTTGGATGGCGCGAACTCAAATTTAAGCGGCGATCTCGCTCGTAGCGACGGCTCCAAATTTAACGCAGACGGCGCAAATTTGGAGCTAAGATTTATCGACGGCGGCACGCTAGCTATGGCGCTCACGCCCGTTATTGCTTGGGCGGATGTTTTGATAGTCGCCGACTGTATCAGCGCCGAGGGCAGCGAGACGGGGGATGTGTATTTTTTTGGTTACGAGCAGATGCCGCCCACAATTTCCTGGAACGGCTCCGCGCACGAGGTTGAGATGCTAGAGACCTTGCGGCTCATGGAGCTTGCGGGCGATTTGCCGCGGACGAAAATTTTAGGTATCGTACCAAAGCGCATCGAGCCTATGAGCTTTGAGCTCTCCGCGCAGGCGCAAGAGGGGGCAAATTTGATGGAAAAGACGCTTTTAAACGAGCTTTCGCGTCTTGGATTTAGCTACGAAAAGATCGCAAATTTTAGCGTCTGCGATATCGCTTTAGAGTTTTCAAAAAAGGGCGCGATATGA
- the cybH gene encoding Ni/Fe-hydrogenase, b-type cytochrome subunit produces the protein MSEHKFDRKSEYEFSIGLRATHWIRFFAITFLVVSGYYISYVFVSPEVTTQPVLFMNAKWRAAHQIAGFVLIACFIFKLYLFIFDKYSRKEVVSIVDFFNPKVWIAQIKYYLFLGPHPHLKGVYNPLQFASYFFFYLVLFLICLTGLVLYVHVYHEGLGGLLYEPMRQCEELMGGLANVRTIHRICMWIIMVFVVAHVYMAVFNAVKGKNGAMDAIVSGYKYVKDEH, from the coding sequence ATGAGCGAGCATAAATTTGACCGCAAAAGCGAGTATGAATTTTCCATCGGGCTTAGAGCGACGCACTGGATCAGGTTTTTTGCCATCACATTTTTAGTCGTGAGCGGATACTATATATCGTATGTTTTTGTTAGTCCCGAGGTCACGACCCAGCCCGTGCTGTTTATGAACGCCAAGTGGCGCGCAGCTCATCAGATCGCGGGATTTGTCCTGATAGCGTGCTTTATTTTCAAACTCTACCTATTTATATTTGATAAATACAGCCGTAAAGAGGTCGTGAGTATCGTTGATTTTTTTAATCCCAAAGTCTGGATAGCGCAGATAAAATACTATCTGTTTTTGGGCCCGCACCCGCATCTAAAGGGCGTTTATAACCCGCTTCAGTTTGCGTCGTATTTTTTCTTTTATCTAGTGCTGTTTTTGATCTGCCTAACGGGCCTCGTGCTCTATGTACACGTCTATCACGAGGGGCTTGGCGGGCTGCTTTACGAGCCGATGAGACAGTGCGAGGAGCTCATGGGAGGGCTAGCAAACGTCCGCACGATACACCGCATCTGCATGTGGATCATCATGGTTTTTGTCGTGGCGCACGTGTATATGGCGGTATTTAACGCCGTAAAAGGCAAAAACGGAGCTATGGACGCCATCGTAAGCGGCTACAAATACGTAAAAGACGAGCACTGA